From the genome of Pungitius pungitius chromosome 21, fPunPun2.1, whole genome shotgun sequence, one region includes:
- the acsl5 gene encoding long-chain-fatty-acid--CoA ligase 5, with protein sequence MDSLVALLFSPLPLPAIVSLFALAAAALLYLNTRPGALHSKIDLGSQTLGIKDGARKTALLEDNNNLVSYYHDDATTIYEVFQRGLRVSGNGPCLGYRKAGMPYQWLHYKQVSDRAEHLGSGLLQKGLKPNSDSFIGIFAQNRPEWIIGELACYTYSMVAVPLYDTLGPDALVFIIDQAEISTVLCDNQSRAVTLLQTREAGQTPALKTVVVMDPFGSELVERGVRCGVDVVSMQDVEALGKSNLEKPIPPKPEDLSIVCFTSGTTGNPKGAMLTHENVVSDAAGVLKSFDAAVTPTTEDVSISFLPLAHMFERVVQTVVYGAGARVGFFQGDIRLLPDDMKTLRPTIFPVVPRLLNRVYDKVQSGAQTPFKKWLLNLAVGRKFAEVKAGVVRNDSIWDKLVFNRVQESLGGRVRVMVTGAAPISPTVLNFLRASLGCQIFEAYGQTECTAGCTFTMPGDATSGHVGAPLPCNVVRLVDVEEMNYFASNGEGEVCIKGRNVFKGYLKDPKRTAEALDEDGWLHTGDIGKWLPSGVLKIIDRKKNIFKLAQGEYIAPEKIENVYVRSGPVAQVFVHGDSLQSCLIAIVVPDPEVLPGLAKNIGCRGSLEELCKNLEIKKAILSDMTKLGKEAGLKSFEQVKDLYLHPEQFTIENGLLTPTLKAKRAELTALFQPQITTLYAKLQ encoded by the exons ATGGACTCCCTGGTGGCGCTCCtgttctctcctcttcccctgcCGGCCATCGTCTCGCTCTTCGCCCTGGCGGCGGCCGCCTTGTTGTACCTCAACACGCGGCCCGGTGCCCTCCACAGCAAGATTGACCTCGGAAGCCAAACTCTGGGCATCAAG GATGGAGCGAGAAAGACGGCGCTGCTCGAGGACAACAACAACCTGGTGTCGTATTACCACGACGACGCAACAACCATCTACGAGGTCTTCCAGAGGGGCCTGAGGGTTTCAG GGAACGGGCCGTGCTTGGGCTACAGGAAAGCAGGAATGCCGTACCAGTGGCTCCATTACAAGCAG gttTCTGACCGAGCGGAGCACCTGGGATCAGGGCTTCTTCAAAAGGGCTTGAAGCCCAACTCGGACAGTTTCATCGGCATCTTTGCTCAGAATAGACCTGAG TGGATTATCGGTGAACTGGCCTGCTACACCTACTCCATGGTAGCTGTTCCCCTCTACGACACCCTGGGACCCGACGCGCTCGTCTTCATTATCGACCAGG cgGAGATCTCCACGGTGCTCTGTGACAACCAAAGCAGAGCGGTGACGCTGCTGCAGACCCGAGAGGCCGGACAGACGCCGGCCCTCAAGACGGTCGTCGTCATGGACCCGTTCGGCTCCGAGCTGGTGGAGCGGGGCGTCCGGTGCGGGGTGGACGTGGTGTCCATGCAGGACGTGGAG gCCCTGGGGAAGAGTAACCTTGAGAAGCCAATT CCTCCGAAGCCCGAGGACCTCAGCATCGTTTGCTTCACCAGCGGCACAACAG GAAACCCAAAAGGGGCAATGTTGACCCACGAGAACGTCGTCTCGGACGCTGCAGGGGTCCTCAAAAGCTTCGAC GCCGCCGTCACGCCAACCACGGAGGACGTGAGCATCTCCTTCCTGCCGTTGGCGCACATGTTCGAGAGGGTTGTACAG aCGGTGGTGTACGGCGCCGGAGCCCGAGTGGGCTTCTTCCAGGGAGACATCCGGCTGCTGCCAGACGACATGAAGACCCTGAGGCCCACCATCTTCCCCGTCGTGCCTCGACTCCTCAACCGCGTCTACGACAAA GTTCAAAGTGGAGCCCAGACACCTTTCAAGAAGTGGCTGCTGAACCTCGCCGTGGGGCGCAAGTTCGCCGAGGTGAAGGCGGGCGTCGTCAGGAACGACAGCATCTGGGACAAACTCGTCTTCAACAGAGTGCAG GAGTCTCTGGGGGGTCGCGTGCGGGTCATGGTGACTGGGGCCGCTCCCATCTCGCCCACCGTGCTCAACTTCCTCCGCGCTTCTCTGGGCTGccag atctttgAGGCGTACGGTCAGACGGAGTGCACAGCCGGCTGCACCTTCACGATGCCGGGAGACGCCACCTCGG GGCACGTTGGGGCGCCGCTGCCTTGCAATGTCGTGAGGTTGGTGGATGTCGAAGAAATGAACTACTTTGCCTCAAACGGAGAAGGAGAG gtCTGTATCAAGGGTAGAAATGTGTTCAAAGGGTACTTGAAGGACCCGAAGAGGACCGCAGAGGCCTTGGATGAAGACGGGTGGCTCCACACAGGGGACATCGGAAAATGGCTCCCG AGCGGAGTGTTGAAGATCATCGACCGCAAGAAGAACATCTTCAAGCTCGCTCAGGGGGAGTACATCGCCCCGGAGAAGATTGAGAATGTATATGTACGCAGCGGACCGGTGGCCCAAGTGTTTGTGCACGGAGACAGTCTGCAG TCCTGCCTCATCGCCATCGTGGTCCCGGACCCTGAAGTCCTGCCGGGTTTGGCGAAAAATATTGGTTGCCGAGGCTCCCTCGAGGAACTCTGCAAAAACCTA GAAATTAAGAAAGCCATTCTTTCAGACATGACCAAACTGGGCAAAGAAGCAGGACTCAAGTCATTCGAGCAG GTGAAGGACCTGTACCTCCACCCCGAGCAGTTCACCATCGAGAACGGCCTGTTGACTCCGACCCTGAAGGCCAAGCGGGCCGAGCTCACGGCCCTCTTCCAACCACAGATCACCACACTGTACGCTAAGCTGCAATAA